In Quercus robur chromosome 10, dhQueRobu3.1, whole genome shotgun sequence, a genomic segment contains:
- the LOC126703993 gene encoding uncharacterized protein LOC126703993: protein MSSPEATGRMALWAVELNDFDIQYRPRTAIKGQVVAVFIAEFTQMDAQGVEEIPHWNIYTDGSSNKQAGGAGVVLISPEEDRIECMIRLEFPTINYKAEYEALIVRLDLARTTRIENMIIHCDSQIITSQVNGSYECKNERMKKYLDKVKGRIGSLQIKFVQIPREKNECANRLAKVASAERIVVPN, encoded by the coding sequence ATGAGTAGCCCCGAGGCTACAGGACGGATGGCTTTATGGGCAGTTGAGTTGAATGATTTTGACATACAGTACCGACCGCGAACCGCTATAAAGGGACAGGTTGTGGCTGTCTTCATCGCTGAATTCACTCAAATGGATGCCCAGGGGGTAGAAGAGATTCCGCATTGGAACATTTACACGGATGGGTCTTCCAATAAGCAAGCAGGAGGGGCCGGTGTAGTACTCATCTCCCCAGAGGAAGATAGGATCGAGTGCATGATCCGACTTGAGTTTCCAACGATCAACTATAAAGCGGAATACGAAGCTTTGATAGTAAGGTTGGACCTCGCAAGAACAACAAGGATTGAAAACATGATCATACACTGTGACTCCCAAATCATAACTAGTCAAGTCAACGGTAGCTACGAATGCAAGAATGAAAGGATGAAAAAATACCTCGATAAGGTGAAGGGTCGAATTGGCAGTCTCCAAATCAAGTTCGTCCAAATCCCAAGGGAGAAGAACGAATGCGCCAATCGACTTGCTAAGGTTGCCTCAGCAGAACGCATAGTTGTCCCAAATTAG